ATTTTCCTGCGCTCCACGGTTTCGACAGCGACCACCCGATGAGCCGGGGCGAGGTCGGAAAATGCGGGGTGGCCATATCGAGCCTCAAGGACATGGAGGACCTCTTCCGCGGCATCCCCCTCGACCAGGTCACGACATCGATGACGATCAACGGGCCGGCCGCGATGATATGGTGCTTCTACCTCGCCGCGGCCGAGAAGCAAGGGATCCCGTTCTCGAAACTCGGCGGCACCATCCAAAACGACATCCTGAAGGAGTACATCGCGCAGAAGATGTTCATCTTCCCGCCCGAGCCCTCGATGAGGCTCATCCTCGACATCTTCGAGTACGCGTCCATCCACGTCCCGAAATGGAACACGGTCTCGATATCCGGCTATCACATCCGGGAGGCGGGATCGACCGCGGTCCAGGAACTCGCCTTCACGCTTGCTAACGGGATGGAGTACGTGAGGTGGGGGATAGAGCGCGGGCTCGACGTAGACGAGTTCGCGCCGCGCCTTTCGTTCTTCTTCAACGCCCACAACGACCTCTTCGAGGAGGTGGCGAAGTACCGCGCCGCCCGCCGCATCTGGGCAGACTTCATGAAGAACGAGGCGAAGGCCACGAACCCGCGCTCCTGGCTCCTCCGGTTCCACACGCAGACCGCGGGATGCTCCGCGACGGCGCAACAGCCGGAGATAAACATCGTCCGCACCACGATCCAAGCGCTTGCGGCTGTACTGGGTGGCACGCAATCGCTGCACACCAACTCCTTCGACGAGGCGCTGGCGCTCCCCACCGAGAAGGCCGTCAGGATCGCGCTAAGGACCCAACAGATCCTCGCACACGAATCCGGTGTCGCCAATACCATCGATCCATTGGGCGGCTCCTATTACTTGGAAGCGCTGACCAACGAAATGGAGGCGGAGACCCGGGAATACTTCAAACGCATCAAGGGCCAAGGCGGCGTCATCCCCGCCATCGAAAAGGGTTGGTTCCAGCGCGAGATCGCCGATTCATCGTATCGGTTCCAAAAGGACGTTGACGACGGGCGGCGCGTCATCGTCGGCGTCAACAAGTTCACGGAGGAAGAAACGGGCGCCAAGGAGCAGGCGAACCTGCTCAAGGTCGACGACGCGTTGGAGGCCAAGCAGATAAGGCGGCTCGACGAATTGAGACGCACACGCGACGCGCGAAAAGTCGACGAGGCGCTCGAGAAACTCACGAGAGCCTGCGAGACGCAGGCCAACCTCGTCCCGTTCATCCTCGACGCCGCGCGCGCGTACTGCACGATCGGGGAGATCCGTACGGCCATGGTGAAGGTCTTCGGCGAGTACCGGGAACCGGCGATATTCTGACGCAGGGAGGGACATGAGAGCCGAGGTCTTTCGCGCCGTCCCCGCACTGGCGCTACTTGGGGCGGCCGCGCCAATGCTCGCCGCGGCCCAAGAGGGCATCGGGCCCTTGGCCTCCGCCCCGCTGATCATCGCGACATTCCTGGTCGGTGCCATTTCATACCCTCTTGGCCCGGGTGCGGGTCTTTCGCCTCGAACCACCCTCGTCGTGATGGCGCTTGCCGGCTCCGGAGCACTTCTTGCCGTCCAGGAACTCCTGCAGATCGGTGAATCCTCCAAGACCGTCTCGCGCCTTGTGACGGAGGCAAGGAAGCGCGCCGCCGAACACCCCCGGGTGATGGCGCTTGGGCCGCTTTCGCTGATAATCGCGGCTTTCTTCCTCGGCACGTACGTCGCCGCGGCTCTCGGATGGCTTTTCGGTTGGCCCCGTTGGCGCGTGTTCATCTTCTCGTTGACCGGTTTTGCATTGGCCAGCCTGGTCGTCGCAGCCGTGACGACCGGCGCGATGCGGTTTGCCGGGATATGACGCTGCTCCTTTGAAAATGCACGGCGTGGACTTTGGAGCAGCGGGGCCGGTCCACGCGTGACGTCGAGAAGCGTTCGCCTTCCATGCAACCCAAGTCTCCCCCTTACGATGGAGCCACACGCGCGGCGCGACAAAAGCCTAAAGTAGCGGCCTCCGGCTGCTGGTAACGGTTACCTGATGGAGAAAAAGATCCGGGTCCTTGTCGCAAAACCTGGCCTCGACGGGCACGATCGTGGTGCGAAGGTGATCGCCAGGGCACTACGCGACGCTGGGATGGAGGTCATCTACACGGGCCTACGCCAAACGCCCGAGGAGATCGTGGAGGCCGCGATACAAGAGGACGTCGACGCGGTGGCGCTTTCCATATTGAGCGGAGCGCACATGACGCTCCTTCCGCGAGTCGTCGAACTCCTGCGCTCACGCTCGGCCACGGACATCATGGTGGCCGCCGGCGGCGTCATCCCCGACGACGACGCGGCCGAACTCAAGAAGCGCGGCATCAAGGCGGTCTTCGGGCCCGGGACCACCATCGAAACCATCATCGATTTCTTCCGCGTGAACGCGCGCCGGGCGAGCTAGCGTGAAAGAGACGGAACTCGTCGAAGGGGTCGAGGCTGGTGACGTCCGAAAGACCGCCCGGTTGATGTCTCTTCTAGAGGCGGGCGAATCGCGGGGTATCGCGGCCTTGAGAATGCTTTACAAGAGGACCGGGAACGCCCACGTGATAGGCGTCACGGGGCCACCGGGCACCGGGAAATCGACGATCGTGGACAAGCTCATCGCGCACTATCGCAGTACTGGCAGGACCGTCGGCGTCGTCGCGATCGACCCCACGAGCCCCTTCACCGGCGGAGCGATCCTCGGCGACCGCATCCGGATGAACCAGCGCTGCCTCGACCCCGGTGTTTTCATCCGGAGCCTCGCCTCCCGCGGCGAACTTGGGGGGTTATCGCGCGCCGCGAGAGACTGCGTCAGCGTGCTCGACGCGATGGGAAAGGACATCATTCTCATCGAGACCGTCGGGGTCGGGCAGGCCGAGGTAGACATCGCCAAGGCTGCCGACTCGGTCGTTGTAGTCTGCGTGCCGGGACTCGGCGACGATGTGCAGAACCTCAAGGCGGGGTTAATGGAGATCGCCGACGTGTTCGACGTGAACAAGAGCGACATGGACGGGGCCGACCGCGTCGCCTCGGAGATCCAGGCGATGCTCGAGTTCTCCTCGAAGCGCGATTGGACGCCACCGATCGTCCGCACGGTCGCGAGCAAAGGGACAGGGACCAAAGAACTCGCGGACGCGATCGATTCCCATCTTGCCCACCTCAAGACCGGCGGAAGGCTCGCCCGGGCGCGCAAAGAGAGAATGGGCGACGAACTCTTGGCCCTCGTGACGCGCCAAGTGGCGATGACCATCCTCGGCGACGCTGGTGTGAGGCGCACGTTCGATTCGGTCGTTGAAAAGGTCGTGAAGAGGGAGATCGATCCCCATTCCGCCTGTGACGAGATAATGGACCACCTTGCCAAGGCGCGGCGACCCTAGGCCGTGGCCACGAGACCTCGCGACCGCGTCCTTCCGGGCCTCTTCGGCCGCGGCACCCGGCCAATACATATTTTCACCCCCTTTCCCCTCCCGACGCGTGCGTGTCGCCCTGCTCGTGACGGCGGTGATCTGTGCCGCAGCACTTCCCGGCTGCCTCAGCGCCCCGCCACATGCGACGGCCGACGTCGCGCTTTTTGGCGACCGCCACGTCGCGTTTCCAGGCGGGTCCACAGGTTTCGTCCTGTACGTCAACAACACATTCGACAAGACGCAGACTTTCAGCGTCGGCGGTGTCGGTCCCTCGTGGCGCCCATCGTTCGAACCGGAGCGCGTGACCGTCGGTCCGGGCGGCGGCGCGGCGATCCTCATGACCCTTCGCCCCCGATCGGATGCCGCGTTGGCCCGACACGACCTTACGCTGGTGCTGACGAGCGCCGAGGGCCACAGGACGGAAGTCAGTGTTGCCGTGGACCTCGTGCAACACGCCGGGTCCCCAGCCGAAGAAGGAAAAGGTGCTCGCGTCTACACCGCCGGCTTCTATGACAACGGCACCCTGTTCTACACGAACGACCGGGCCATCGATGAGAACGACGCCCTCGTGAAAGGGTACCTGGGCGATGAACGTAACTTCACGGAACTGAAAGTCTACGTCGGCGGCCAGCGTGGGACCACACCGCCGGAACCCTATGGTTCCGCCGGGTACGTGCCGGTCATCAAGGGTTTCAACGACCGCCTCATCGGGATGCGGCCCGGCGAGACCGCCGTCGTCCACATCCCGCCCTCGAGGGCCTACACTTACGCGGGAAACGAGGACCACCCGCTCTTCGGACATGCATTGAACTTCGCCATCCGCGTCTCCGGTGTGGACGACCTTCCGCCACCCTCGCCGTTGCCGCTCGCGTCGTCGTGAGGATCACGCCCGCCGGTCGTCGCCTTCCATTGGGCACGCAATGTCCGCAAATACGCCCTCGCCCTCCTCGACGCCGGCGCAGCGGTCGCGGCCTTCCCCGCGTCGAGTAGCGTCCTGCGCGTTCGACAGAATCGTTTTTAAAGAGGGGCGGGGATACCCGCCCGGTCGAAATGGCAAACATCTACGCGACGAACAAGACGGCGCAACTCATCGCCCGAGGCCTGTTCGCGTTCTCGCTCGTCCTTTTCCTCTCCGGGTGGTGGCACGTGGCCGCGGCGGGAGGCGGTCTCAACCCGTTCTTCTACGCCCCGCTCGTGATCTCCGCCCTCGCCGGGCTTCTTGGCCGCGACGACGCGATAGTGATGCTCGATTTCCTGTTCTTCAGCATCGCGTTCACGGTGGACATCGCGACGGGCGTTTCGTTCCTTTGAGAACCGTAAGGGGTGTCGATTTGAGAGGCGTGATGCCCAAAGGCGTTCCGGCGACGGCCTGATCATGCGCGAAGGAGGTTCCCGGCGATCACCATTCGCTGCACTTCCGAGGTCCCCTCATAGATCTCGGTGATCTTCGCGTCCCGCATGAGGCGCTCCACGGGATAATCGCGCGTGTAACCGTTCCCCCCGTGTATCTGGACAGCGTTTATCGCCGCCTTCATCGCCACCTCGCTCGCGTAGAGTTTCGCCATGGCAGCGAGCGGCCCGAACTTCTCCCCCGCATCCTTCATCTGGGCCGCCTTCCAAGTCAGTAGGCGCGCGCCTTCGACGGCCACAGCCATGTCTGCGATGAGCCACTGGACGGCTTGGAAACTGCCAATGGGTCTTCCGAATTGGCTACGCTGCAGCGAGTATGCGATCGAGGCATCCAGTGCCGCTTGCGCGATCCCGACGGCCTGCGACGCTATCCCGATGCGTCCGCCGTCGAGTGTCCTCATCGCGATCTTGAACCCGTCGCCCTCCGCCCCGAGCCGGTCATCGGCCGGCAATTCGCAGTTGTCAAAATAGAGCTGCACCGAGTGCGCGGCGCGGATGCCCATCTTCTCCTCCGGCTTCGACCAGGTGAAGCCGGGACGACCCTTCTCCACGATGAATGCGGTGATGCCCTTGTGCTTGGCGGCCGCATCGGTCTTGGCGAACACGATGTAGGTGTCGGCGTGCCCGCCGTTCGTGATGAAGTTCTTCTGGCCATTGAGGACGTACCCGTCGCCCTTCTTGACGGCCGTCGTCGACATCGCCGCCGGGTCGCTTCCTGCGTTCGGCTCCGAAAGACCAAAAGCGCCGAGAGCCTCCCCTTTCGCCATCGGGGTCAGGAACTTGCGCTTCTGCTCCGGTGTGCCGTACGCCTCAAGCGGATAACCGGAGAGCGAGTTGTTTACCGAGCAGATGACCCCGGTAGCCGCGCATGCGCGCGACAGCTCCTCGATTGTGATGGCGTAGGAAATGGAATCGAGGCCCGCGCCGCCCCACTCCGCGGCAACGGTGACGCCCATGAGGCCGAGTTCGCCCATGCGCTTCACCGTCTCCGTCGGGAAACGCTTCTCGCGGTCGATGGCCGCGGCCTTCGGGGCGACCTCCTTCTCGGCGAATTCGCGCACCGTCTTGCGGATGAGCTCCTGCTCCGGCGTCAGGTGGAAGTCCATCTTACCAAGCGGGAAAAGGGGCGCCACCTATCAAGTTTTGTGCGCCGCGGCAAGGTTTTCGCGCGTTTTGCTTTTTCAACACCGGCAGCATCGGGCGCACCCGGCGGGCCGTGGGCAGAAGTCTCAACAGGTCCTGCCCACGGCAAGACGGGTGCGTTCGCTCCACAACAGTCCCGATAGCGGACGCACCCGGCGGGATTCGAACCCGCGACCCCTGGCTTAGAAGGCCAGCGCTCTATCCGGGCTGAGCCACGGGTGCATGTGTATGCTGGCGGCGAGGTTCTCTAACAGGGAATAAGTTTTCCGTCGGGAACGTTAGCCAAGGACGTGGAGGGTCCAAGTGTGGCGGCGGCTTCAGGGCCTAGCCCGCCCGGAAGGCCGAGTACGCGACCGATGCCGCCACCAGGAGAAGCAGGATTGAGAATGCATCCGACAGACTCTTGGACCCGGTCTTGAGTCCCGTCTTCGCACCGAGCATGCCTCCCGTGAACGCTCCCAACGCCATCGGGATGCCGACCTCGAGGGCCACGGCGTCGAAACCCACGGCCAATTGTCCGATACCTGCCGTGGCGCCGTTCACGAGGACCGCCGCCAAGGACGCTCCGACGGCCGCATGTATCCCGACGCCGTAATAGACTAACGCCGGGACGACGACGATCCCGCCACCGACGCCAAGAAGCCCAGGCATGAGCCCGGCTACGAAACCTACGGGGAGGCTCACGGTCAGCGGGACATCCGGCGGGTTGTGTCGAGGTTCGATGCGGACCCTCATCCGGGCCGCCGCCACCACCAGGAGAGCAGCAAACAGGAGGCGTAGGTAGAACTCGGGCGTGACCTCGGCTATGTAGACGCCGACGAGTCCGGCGACGGCGCCGGCCGCGCCGAGGGTCGCCCCCAATCTTAGGTCGACGTTTCCCGCGCCCCGGTGCTTCCAAAGGCTCGTCGCAGCGGAGACGACGATCACGATCAGGCTCGCCGCCTTGGCATCGTGGAAACCAGTGCCGAAGAGGAAAATGGCCGCCGGAACGACCACGAGGCCACCGCCGATTCCGAAAAGTCCAGATAATACGCCGGCGAGGACGCCCACTAGGATCGCCAGACTGGTGAGCGCCGGTTCCACAATGGGGGCAACCCGGGGCCGGGAATAGAGTTTGCCAACGGCGTCGGCCTTGGCATGGTCCCCGCAAGGCACCCGCCCCCCGGCCGACAGGGCACGTGCCAAGGGGGCTTTGCCGCAGGAGCCGGTTTTTCCCGATTCCCATCGGGTACATGGGCCTTTTCGATAGTCTTTAAGAGCTTGGTCCGACCACGTTTTCGTGGCGGCGCATGGGACTAGCTACTACCGGCATATCGGGCCTTGACGCGCAATTCGGCGGCGGCGTTCCGCGCGGCACCACGATCCTTCTAATAAGCGACCCCAGTAACGCGGTCGGCCTTTTCTCGGAGCAGTTCGCTGGCGGTGGGCTCGCCGAAGGGGAACACCTCATTTTCTACCAATTCGATAGGCCAGCGCGCGGCTTCAGCGAGCGACTCCTCACGGCGGCGCGCGACGCCGGCGCCACAGAACCCGGAAAAGTCGAGGTTTTCGACGGGTACGCGGGCTTGAAAGGGGGTGGGGCCCACGCGAAGACCCAGGGTTCCCCGTCTCCGGAATCCTTGCAGGCCCAGCCGATCGGCCGCGAAGAAGCGTTCTCCCACATCTTGGAACACGCGCTTGGAGCGGGCCAGGGCGCGCCCTACAGGCTGTGCGTGGAATCCATCTCCAGCCTCATCACGGACTCGAACGAGGCCGAGGCCGCGGCGTTCTTCCGCCAACTCGTCCACGTCGGCACCGAGAACGACGGCATCCAACTCGTTTCCGTCATCAAGGGCATCCATTCTCCCCAGTTCATGAGCAAACTCAAGCACTACGCGTCGGGTGTTCTCGAATTGGGGATAGAGCAGAAGGGCTTCGGGATCTACTCTTACCTCATGATCTCAAAGATGCTCAACGTGAAGGATCCCGTGCGGCTTCTCCTCTTCAAAGAGACCGACAAGGGGCTCTGGCTCGAAAGCACTAAACGCGTGTTTTAGGGCAGGCCTCAACTCCAAAAGCATACATCCGCCTCCTGGGGCCGCCGAGCCCCCGATCAAAACGCGTGCCGGCTGGCCAGAGCTTTCCATCAGGCGGCGGCCGGAAGCGTGATTTTCGCTTTCTGGTCATTCCCCTGGTCGCCGTCAAAAAGGCGGGCGTCGGGCTTCCGTTGTTTCCCGTGGAAAAAAACGGGCATTGCGGAGCGTTTTTATAATATCACTTTTTAAGAAGCGAGTGCCTGGCGATTGGTGTTGGAGGAGCGGAGACAGGCAGGCGGATCCGGTAGCATGATGGGCAGGTCGTACCAGCGCACGTTGCGCGCCGCCGCGGATTCCGGTGTGAGCCCCGTCGTTGGAACGATCCTCATCCTCGCGATCTCGATCGTCGCCATATCGGCGATCATCGCCTGGGGGCTTCCCGCCATCGAAGAATTGAAGGCGAACGCCGAATCGAGGGCGGTTTTGGACCAGTTCCGCGACCTCGACGATGGCCTCCAGTCACTCGTGGCGGGATCCGCCGGGAAAACGACCTTCAAGTGGCAGCCCACCTTGAACGAGGGCTCGCTCGCCATAGACCAGACGCAGGGTGGACGGTGGGTGGTGGCGACGGATCTTCGTAACGGCTACAATTTCACGTACTTCGGCCTCAACGACACAGACCGGTATTTTGCGCTCCACAACAACGGCTACACGCTCACCTCGGCCCTCAAGGTCCGGGCGTGGACCTTCATCGGGTCCACGTTCACGGAGCTCACGGTGAACACGACGAGCGGCGGCGCGGCAACGGCGCTCACCCTCGCAAACGGTGAGAACGTCACGCTCCAACTCTACAATTCCACGGGCTCGGCCATCACGCTGAACGCCTTGAACATCCGCATCTACCTCTACAACAATTCGCTCGTCACGGCCTCCGACGACGGTGCCGTCGCCCGCTTGTGGCTCACGGACGTGGGCTCGACGCACTATGAGACGGAATCGGGTGTGGAGAAGCGCCACGTCTTCAGCACCAACGGAGCCGTGATCTACGGCCCCTACAGTTCTCTTGTCGTAGCCAACGAGCCGCCCATCCCGCCTGTAAGGACTTACACGAACAGCACGGGAGGAACCTCCAAGAGCGCATTCATCCGTTTGATCCAGATAAACGGGTCGGCCTCGTTCGGCGGGGCCCGCCAGGCGGAGCTCTTGATGAACCTCTACTCGACCACGTCGCTCGTCGACGAGTCGAACGTGTCGTCCGTGCGCATCTATGTGCTTCGCGACGCCACGTTCCGGGAGACGTGGTACGATTACCTGAGCGACACGGCCAACAACTACACGATGACGCGCCTCGACCTTGCCGCGACGGCCCCGGTCAATGGGATCACGATGAACCATGAGAACCTGTATTACCAGTTCTCGGGCGAAATGCGCTTCCGCGTGGTTTATTCGGTGGTAACGGCGTTGAGGGGCTGATGAGGCTGGGGGATGCGGCGGTTTCGGAGGTGGTCGGGTTCATCCTGATGTTCGCCCTTTCGGTCGTCATCCTGGTCGTCTCCATGCAGGCCTTCAACGTGATCCGCGATTCCAGCCGCGACCTCTCGGACGCAAGCGAGTTACGCCTATTCGCCGTTCAAGTGGCCTCGGAGGCCGCGCTTTTCGGGAAGGTCTCCAATGATTTCCCGAACGCCACGTTTGAATCCGTGATTCGCGCCCCCGAGGTGCAAGGCCGCGACTACTACGTCCGCGCCACCAACAAGACGATCTTCGCGAACACCACCGACGGCAAGATCCGCGTGAATTCGACCACGTTCCGGCTTGAGGCTATATCGAACCTTTTCGTGAGCGGCGAGGTGACGCCGACAGGCGGACTCGTGAAGGTCGTGTACGCATTCGACGCTGGTGCGAACAAGAAGACAATCACCGTCAAGAGCGGATGACGATGGCCGACAAAGCGATCCCGGCGGAAAAGAAGAAGAAAAGCGTCTTCGGCGGCGCCAAGAAGATGCCCGAGCCGAAGCCCCAGGCCCCCAAGAAAAAGGCCAAGATAGAGGCCGTGGAGCCGGCAAGCGTGGTCGAGCGTGTGCCTCTTCCGGACCAGATCCCCCTGGCGCCGGGCCTTCGCCTCATCGAGGTCTACCCCGTGAACGACCCGCACGCCTTCATCCGCGTGTCGGCCAACGACGCGGCGCACGAGACGGTGTACGAGGTCCTCGAACCGCCGCTCGACGAGCGTGAGAAGCGGATCCTCGCTTTCATCTCCGAGACCCTCGTCGACATGATAACGGTCGGTTACACACAGTTCGACACGAAGAGCGCCACGGAGTACCTTCGCAAGAACGTGGAGGAGATAATGTACGACTACTCCATCACGCTCTCGCCCGATTCCAAGGAGAAGATATTCTACTACATCATACGCGACTTCCAAGGGTACGACAAGATGGACCCCTTGATGCGGGACACCCAGATCGAGGACATCTCTTGCGACGGCCCCAAGGTGCCTTTCTTCATCTACCATCGGAAGTACGAGAGCATCATGACGAGCGTCGTCTTCCAGGAGGAAGCGCTCGACAGCTTCGTGATCCGCCTCGCGCAGCGTAGCGGCAAGCACATCTCCATCGCCGACCCGCTTCTGGATGCGACGCTACCCGACGGATCGCGCCTCAATGCGACGCTCTCGGACGAGGTCACGGCTGGCGGGTCCACTTTCACGATCAGGAAATTCCGCGACGTCCCGTTCACGCCGCCGGACCTCGTCAGGTTCAAGACGATGAGCGCGGAGATCCTCGCCTACTGGTGGCTCGCCGTGCAGTACGGCTCGTCCGCCATCTACGCGGGGGGCACGGCCTCGGGAAAGACCACGTCTTTGAACGCGATCCTCCTCTTCATCCCGCCCCAGATGAAGATAGTCACGATCGAGGACACGCGGGAGTTGAACCTCCCGCACCCCAACTGGATAGCCGGTACGACGCGAAGCGGTTTCGGGCCGCGCGACGACAAGGGGCGCCAGATCGGCGAGATCGACATGTTCACGCTGCTCAAGGCGGCGTTACGTCAAAGGCCCGAGTACATCCTCGTCGGCGAAGTGCGTGGCCAAGAGGCGTACGCCCTCTTCCAGGCCATGGCTACTGGCCACACGGCGTACGGCACGATGCATGCCGACAGCGTCGAAAGTGCGATCCACAGGTTGGAAAGCGATCCCATCAACGTCCCCCGTTCGCTTCTTGAATCGCTCGACATCGTCTCCGTGCAGATCCAGACGAGGATAGGTGGAAAACGCGTGCGCCGCTCGAAGGAGATAGTCGAGATCGTGGGCCTTGATCCCCACACGCGTGAGATCCTCACGAACGGCGTCTTCCAGTGGAACCCAACGAAGGACGAGTTCGAGTACTCCGGCGTCTCGTACGTGTTGGAACGGATCCAACTTGAGAAGAACATGAGCACCGAGGAGATGCGCGAGGAACTCGCTCGGCGCAAGGAGATAATCAATTGGATGGTCGGGAAGAACCTGAAAGACTACAAGGAGGTCGCGTACATCGTCCAGTCGTACTACCGCGACCCCGAGAAGACGATGAAGCTCGTCCGGGAGGACGCGGAACTGTCGGCATTCAAACCCAAGGTCGTCACGTTGATCTCGCCCGATTCGTTGAAAGGCGTCGCCGCCCCGGCGGTCGAGGCGAAGACCGCCCCGCAGGCAACACCACCGGAAGCCGCCACGGGGCCTGCAAGCGCCCCAGAGAAGAAGGGGTGAAGAAGTGTCCCTCACCGAGGTGCAGCGCGTAAGCTACAAGATCCTTGGCGGTTACGTGAGCCAGAATTTCCGCCTGGCGAAACTGCAGACCCAGATGAAGCAGGGGCGGGTCCCGATGAGGGCCGAGGTCTTGGTCTCTTACGCGTTGGTCGTTGCCGCCGTCGTCGCGTTCTTCTTCCTGATATTCACGCTCATCACGCTGCTCGTCCTGCTTCCGCTCATCCGCATCGCGCTTCCCCCGCCGGTCCTCGCCGCCGCGCTCGTGTTACCCATCCTCTTCGGGTTCATCGCGTACGTCGTCATCGTGGGTGAGCCATCCTCGAAGGCGAAGACCCGGGGAAAGAACCTGGACCAGAGGCTGCCCTACGCGCTGAGCTACATCAGCGCGATGGCCTCTGCGGGCGTCAACGTGGACGTGATCTTCGCGTCGCTTTCCCAACAGAAGGTCTACGGGGCGGTCTGCGACGAGGCCGGCTCCATCTACGCGGACCTCGTTCTTTTCGGCAAAGACGCCGTGACGGCGATGAAACGCGGGATCGAACGAAGCCCCTCCGACCGTTGGAACGACGTTCTCCAGGGTGCCGTGACGACTTTCGGGTCGGGCGGAGACTTGCAGACCTACTTCGCGGCCAAGGCGGAGCGCTATTCTTGGGAGAACCGCCAGGAGCAGAAGGCTTTCGTCGAGACGATGGGCCTCATGGCGGAGACGTACGTCACGGCCGCCGTCGCCGGCCCCCTGTTCCTCATCATCATGATGGCTATCATGGGTACTTTGTCGGGCCAGGGCACGGCCCAGTTGAGCCTCGCCGTCTACCTCATGCTCCCGGTCGTCAACGCAGGCTTCGTCTTCGGTCTTTCGACCATGACGCCCGAGGTGTGAAGTGACCAAGAACGGGGCCACTCTGGGCCTTACGCTATTCGCGATACTCGCAGCGTTCGCGGCGGCGGGCCTGAACCTCGTAGGCGACGCGCAGGGCCCACCGGCGGCCC
The sequence above is drawn from the Euryarchaeota archaeon genome and encodes:
- a CDS encoding methylmalonyl-CoA mutase family protein, encoding MRRAAPKDRRLAAALKEWEATTLKAALAASPEREKAFVTTSSRPVRRLYTPLDADASDPEKTLGQPGQYPFTRGIYPTMYRGRLWTMRQFAGFGTAEETNERYKFLLAHGQTGLSVAFDFPALHGFDSDHPMSRGEVGKCGVAISSLKDMEDLFRGIPLDQVTTSMTINGPAAMIWCFYLAAAEKQGIPFSKLGGTIQNDILKEYIAQKMFIFPPEPSMRLILDIFEYASIHVPKWNTVSISGYHIREAGSTAVQELAFTLANGMEYVRWGIERGLDVDEFAPRLSFFFNAHNDLFEEVAKYRAARRIWADFMKNEAKATNPRSWLLRFHTQTAGCSATAQQPEINIVRTTIQALAAVLGGTQSLHTNSFDEALALPTEKAVRIALRTQQILAHESGVANTIDPLGGSYYLEALTNEMEAETREYFKRIKGQGGVIPAIEKGWFQREIADSSYRFQKDVDDGRRVIVGVNKFTEEETGAKEQANLLKVDDALEAKQIRRLDELRRTRDARKVDEALEKLTRACETQANLVPFILDAARAYCTIGEIRTAMVKVFGEYREPAIF
- a CDS encoding cobalamin B12-binding domain-containing protein — encoded protein: MEKKIRVLVAKPGLDGHDRGAKVIARALRDAGMEVIYTGLRQTPEEIVEAAIQEDVDAVALSILSGAHMTLLPRVVELLRSRSATDIMVAAGGVIPDDDAAELKKRGIKAVFGPGTTIETIIDFFRVNARRAS
- the meaB gene encoding methylmalonyl Co-A mutase-associated GTPase MeaB — protein: MSLLEAGESRGIAALRMLYKRTGNAHVIGVTGPPGTGKSTIVDKLIAHYRSTGRTVGVVAIDPTSPFTGGAILGDRIRMNQRCLDPGVFIRSLASRGELGGLSRAARDCVSVLDAMGKDIILIETVGVGQAEVDIAKAADSVVVVCVPGLGDDVQNLKAGLMEIADVFDVNKSDMDGADRVASEIQAMLEFSSKRDWTPPIVRTVASKGTGTKELADAIDSHLAHLKTGGRLARARKERMGDELLALVTRQVAMTILGDAGVRRTFDSVVEKVVKREIDPHSACDEIMDHLAKARRP
- a CDS encoding FKBP-type peptidyl-prolyl cis-trans isomerase, whose product is MRVALLVTAVICAAALPGCLSAPPHATADVALFGDRHVAFPGGSTGFVLYVNNTFDKTQTFSVGGVGPSWRPSFEPERVTVGPGGGAAILMTLRPRSDAALARHDLTLVLTSAEGHRTEVSVAVDLVQHAGSPAEEGKGARVYTAGFYDNGTLFYTNDRAIDENDALVKGYLGDERNFTELKVYVGGQRGTTPPEPYGSAGYVPVIKGFNDRLIGMRPGETAVVHIPPSRAYTYAGNEDHPLFGHALNFAIRVSGVDDLPPPSPLPLASS
- a CDS encoding acyl-CoA dehydrogenase yields the protein MDFHLTPEQELIRKTVREFAEKEVAPKAAAIDREKRFPTETVKRMGELGLMGVTVAAEWGGAGLDSISYAITIEELSRACAATGVICSVNNSLSGYPLEAYGTPEQKRKFLTPMAKGEALGAFGLSEPNAGSDPAAMSTTAVKKGDGYVLNGQKNFITNGGHADTYIVFAKTDAAAKHKGITAFIVEKGRPGFTWSKPEEKMGIRAAHSVQLYFDNCELPADDRLGAEGDGFKIAMRTLDGGRIGIASQAVGIAQAALDASIAYSLQRSQFGRPIGSFQAVQWLIADMAVAVEGARLLTWKAAQMKDAGEKFGPLAAMAKLYASEVAMKAAINAVQIHGGNGYTRDYPVERLMRDAKITEIYEGTSEVQRMVIAGNLLRA
- a CDS encoding sulfite exporter TauE/SafE family protein, whose amino-acid sequence is MEPALTSLAILVGVLAGVLSGLFGIGGGLVVVPAAIFLFGTGFHDAKAASLIVIVVSAATSLWKHRGAGNVDLRLGATLGAAGAVAGLVGVYIAEVTPEFYLRLLFAALLVVAAARMRVRIEPRHNPPDVPLTVSLPVGFVAGLMPGLLGVGGGIVVVPALVYYGVGIHAAVGASLAAVLVNGATAGIGQLAVGFDAVALEVGIPMALGAFTGGMLGAKTGLKTGSKSLSDAFSILLLLVAASVAYSAFRAG
- a CDS encoding type II/IV secretion system ATPase subunit, which codes for MADKAIPAEKKKKSVFGGAKKMPEPKPQAPKKKAKIEAVEPASVVERVPLPDQIPLAPGLRLIEVYPVNDPHAFIRVSANDAAHETVYEVLEPPLDEREKRILAFISETLVDMITVGYTQFDTKSATEYLRKNVEEIMYDYSITLSPDSKEKIFYYIIRDFQGYDKMDPLMRDTQIEDISCDGPKVPFFIYHRKYESIMTSVVFQEEALDSFVIRLAQRSGKHISIADPLLDATLPDGSRLNATLSDEVTAGGSTFTIRKFRDVPFTPPDLVRFKTMSAEILAYWWLAVQYGSSAIYAGGTASGKTTSLNAILLFIPPQMKIVTIEDTRELNLPHPNWIAGTTRSGFGPRDDKGRQIGEIDMFTLLKAALRQRPEYILVGEVRGQEAYALFQAMATGHTAYGTMHADSVESAIHRLESDPINVPRSLLESLDIVSVQIQTRIGGKRVRRSKEIVEIVGLDPHTREILTNGVFQWNPTKDEFEYSGVSYVLERIQLEKNMSTEEMREELARRKEIINWMVGKNLKDYKEVAYIVQSYYRDPEKTMKLVREDAELSAFKPKVVTLISPDSLKGVAAPAVEAKTAPQATPPEAATGPASAPEKKG
- a CDS encoding type II secretion system F family protein, with product MSLTEVQRVSYKILGGYVSQNFRLAKLQTQMKQGRVPMRAEVLVSYALVVAAVVAFFFLIFTLITLLVLLPLIRIALPPPVLAAALVLPILFGFIAYVVIVGEPSSKAKTRGKNLDQRLPYALSYISAMASAGVNVDVIFASLSQQKVYGAVCDEAGSIYADLVLFGKDAVTAMKRGIERSPSDRWNDVLQGAVTTFGSGGDLQTYFAAKAERYSWENRQEQKAFVETMGLMAETYVTAAVAGPLFLIIMMAIMGTLSGQGTAQLSLAVYLMLPVVNAGFVFGLSTMTPEV